From a single Pyxicephalus adspersus chromosome 11, UCB_Pads_2.0, whole genome shotgun sequence genomic region:
- the LOC140340801 gene encoding uncharacterized protein — MDMFHGMEVGAEVELNDGSSALEDHILIKLENKRDLPLWHHLPYFDDSSSDESLVEQYVNSLSPEVKTLEMQSPDTDIKNRVVENDELEKSLLSTTGTQPGLFYINGEQREDHSLVLNNAYSKDLLAQALSIAPYLEESSISCTEALSSSNFSQVQPYSTGVHTETTLSCGQDPRESVGKYSYYDTQKHCNKSVNPLGRSFKCQRCGRQFGRLYNLENHVCIKMALGGTQQNSNNIETMNRLEKMCAEAQKELQSLQGQYGKEVEDINPGSSEILTWRQEPFLGSGRVLQESKRDVSCGHHECESGSTCRQAFCISSNDTSQNLTAFENSFVVNLTNCSPIFPEANKEQDSARQTEGIHPQLGKINGEWTNLNHHLSFQTSEENPADTTNTSHNATKIYKCQECDKVYNKRCSIANHMRWHVKEKNLISSMVSKLVEPSTGSQEYYGTTPRVSTPLLGLKNVDCAISTQTFTCEYCGKVFNKHCSYTTHTLWHLKSQEPVTVIEGTNQETRKSDTACTSPVKIFTCQYCEKVFNKRCAFLSHSRWHVKEQEFQKEVIAEAQRALINEEHLQDFDIKNPLDHDIAFDGDLNKGMSGTWVDDGKVQGYCRLVSQLSLNEQHSISLCDQVVKKCAEHIEVKRNPQTSLESVFELAVGAEEVHEILLNKAGLVIQKAEYYGIAEEVVEDVAQVSETKLKSEESLKLQLEPAEKQVFGTYSEPAEKKVGRPQAEPSGKPYSLPSLPSKLVAQCLGRSKPPHRCRDCGVRFYQSWRVKHHRLKDFRKKSTLKKHHCDCGRMPVGSLHFLLHQLQHLGETDFLCAVCNKLLHGYRQLQAHSWVHPLASQFQCKCGTRFTNLSKYLWHSLKNKAKSKPKLRLTGCPETLV, encoded by the exons ATGGATATGTTTCATGGCATGGAGGTTGGTGCTGAAGTAGAACTCAATGATGGCTCCTCAGCATTAGAAgatcacattttaataaaattg gaAAATAAGCGGGACTTACCTCTATGGCACCACCTCCCTTACTTTGATGACTCAAGCAGTGACGAGAGCCTAGTCGAACAATATGTTAATTCCCTGTCCCCAGAGGTCAAGACCCTGGAAATGCAGAGTCCTGATACTGACATTAAGAATCGAGTTGTGGAAAATGATGAACTGGAGAAAAGTTTGTTATCCACCACAGGGACACAACCAggccttttttatataaatggagAACAAAGGGAAGACCATTCTCTTGTTTTGAACAATGCATACAGCAAAGACCTTCTAGCACAAGCTCTTTCTATAGCACCTTATTTAGAAGAATCAAGCATCTCTTGCACTGAGGCCCTCTCGTCCTCAAACTTTTCTCAGGTACAGCCTTACTCTACAGGGGTGCACACAGAAACCACTTTATCCTGCGGACAAGATCCAAGAGAGAGCGTGGGGAAGTACAGCTATTATGATACCCAAAAGCATTGTAACAAGTCAGTCAATCCTTTGGGGAGAAGCTTCAAATGTCAGCGGTGTGGGCGCCAGTTTGGGCGTTTGTACAATCTTGAGAACCATGTGTGCATTAAGATGGCATTAGGGGGCACGCAACAAAATAGCAATAACATAGAGACAATGAATAGGTTGGAGAAGATGTGTGCTGAAGCCCAGAAAGAGCTCCAGAGCTTACAAGGACAATACGGGAAAGAGGTTGAAGACATCAACCCTGGTTCTTCAGAAATTCTAACCTGGAGACAGGAGCCATTTTTGGGATCAGGAAGAGTCCTTCAAGAAAGCAAACGCGATGTTTCTTGTGGACATCACGAGTGTGAATCAGGAAGTACCTGCAGGCAAGCATTTTGCATTTCTAGTAATGACACTTCCCAAAACTTGACAGCCTTTGAAAACTCTTTTGTTGTGAATCTGACCAATTGTAGTCCAATATTTCCTGAAGCAAATAAGGAACAGGACTCGGCAAGACAAACAGAGGGTATCCATCCCCAGTTAGGTAAAATAAATGGTGAATGGACTAACTTGAACCACCATTTGTCTTTCCAAACCAGTGAAGAGAACCCAGCTGATACCACCAATACCTCTCATAATGCtacaaaaatttacaaatgtCAAGAGTGTGATAAAGTCTACAATAAGCGTTGTTCAATTGCCAACCACATGCGTTGGCATGTCaaggaaaaaaatttaatatCCTCTATGGTAAGTAAACTTGTGGAGCCATCAACAGGAAGCCAGGAATATTATGGGACTACCCCGCGTGTCAGTACTCCTCTTCTAGGTCTTAAAAATGTTGACTGTGCCATATCAACTCAAACATTCACCTGTGAATATTGTGGTAAAGTGTTTAACAAGCACTGTTCCTACACCACTCACACCCTCTGGCATTTGAAAAGCCAAGAGCCTGTGACTGTTATTGAAGGGACCAACCAAGAAACAAGGAAAAGTGACACGGCATGTACTAGCCCTGTGAAAATCTTCACCTGCCAATATTGTGAAAAAGTTTTCAACAAACGATGTGCCTTCCTTTCACATAGTCGTTGGCATGTGAAAGAACAGGAATTCCAAAAAGAAGTTATAGCTGAAGCCCAAAGAGCTCTCATAAATGAAGAACACCTGCAGGACTTTGACATCAAAAACCCGTTGGATCATGACATCGCTTTTGATGGAGATTTAAACAAAGGAATGTCTGGTACCTGGGTTGATGATGGAAAAGTTCAAGGTTATTGCAGGCTAGTTAGCCAGCTAAGCCTAAATGAACAACACAGCATTTCTTTGTGTGATCAGGTTGTCAAAAAATGTGCAGAACATATAGAGGTAAAACGTAACCCGCAAACATCACTGGAATCGGTTTTTGAGCTTGCAGTAGGGGCTGAAGAGGTACATGAGATTCTGCTAAATAAGGCAGGCCTTGTTATTCAAAAAGCAGAGTATTATGGGATTGCTGAAGAAGTAGTGGAGGATGTTGCTCAAGTCTCTGAAACCAAGCTGAAATCTGAAGAGTCCCTTAAATTGCAGTTAGAACCAGCAGAGAAACAGGTCTTTGGAACGTATTCGGAACCAGCAGAGAAGAAGGTTGGTAGACCACAAGCTGAACCATCTGGAAAACCATATTCTCTACCAAGTTTGCCATCCAAGTTAGTGGCACAGTGTTTAGGTAGGTCTAAGCCCCCTCACAGATGTCGTGATTGCGGTGTCCGTTTCTATCAATCCTGGCGGGTAAAGCATCATCGTCTTAAGGATTTTCGGAAGAAGAGCACTTTAAAAAAGCACCATTGTGATTGCGGGCGAATGCCAGTTGGTTCCCTACACTTCCTGCTTCACCAGCTACAACATCTGGGTGAAACGGACTTCCTTTGCGCAGTGTGCAATAAGTTGCTACATGGGTATCGCCAGCTCCAAGCCCATAGCTGGGTTCATCCATTGGCATCCCAGTTTCAATGCAAATGTGGAACCCGCTTTACGAATCTGTCCAAATATCTCTGGCATTCTCTAAAGAACAAGGCAAAGTCCAAACCAAAACTGCGACTGACAGGTTGTCCTGAAACACTGGTATAG